One genomic window of Neptunomonas phycophila includes the following:
- a CDS encoding substrate-binding domain-containing protein: MRLLLITVLMLLGTLSHASDTIIRLATTTSTYNSGLLDAILPTFEKAHDVQVQVIAVGTGKALKMGEAGDVDLVMTHAPGAEKAFVDAGFGVEPTGLMYNDFVLIGPSADPAGITAESDVAKAMASIANTDSLFISRGDDSGTHKKERALWRDAQVLPDFSHYKEVGQGMGKVLQMADELNAYTLTDRGTWLAYESRLRLVVLVEGDKRLFNPYQVILVNPVRHQGLNTAGARALRDWLISAQGQQLIGDFTVNGKGLFTASANQ, from the coding sequence ATGCGCCTACTGTTAATTACCGTCTTAATGCTTTTAGGGACACTAAGTCATGCTAGTGACACTATTATCCGTTTGGCTACGACCACCAGTACTTACAACTCTGGGTTATTGGATGCCATTTTGCCGACATTTGAGAAAGCGCATGATGTGCAAGTTCAAGTAATAGCGGTTGGTACAGGTAAGGCGCTTAAAATGGGAGAAGCGGGCGATGTCGACTTAGTAATGACGCATGCCCCGGGGGCGGAAAAAGCGTTTGTAGATGCTGGCTTTGGTGTTGAACCAACAGGCTTGATGTATAACGACTTTGTCCTGATTGGGCCCTCAGCAGACCCAGCCGGTATTACAGCAGAAAGTGATGTGGCAAAAGCTATGGCAAGTATAGCCAATACAGATAGCCTGTTCATTTCCCGCGGAGATGATTCCGGTACGCATAAAAAAGAACGTGCGTTATGGCGTGATGCGCAAGTGCTACCTGACTTTAGTCATTATAAAGAAGTCGGCCAAGGGATGGGGAAAGTGCTGCAAATGGCTGATGAATTAAATGCCTATACGCTAACGGACAGAGGCACTTGGCTGGCTTATGAAAGCCGTTTACGTCTTGTGGTGCTGGTAGAAGGGGATAAGCGTTTATTTAATCCGTATCAGGTCATCCTAGTTAACCCTGTTCGCCATCAAGGGCTGAATACAGCAGGTGCTAGAGCGCTTCGTGATTGGTTAATATCCGCGCAGGGGCAACAACTAATAGGCGATTTCACTGTTAACGGTAAAGGATTATTTACGGCCTCAGCTAATCAATAA
- a CDS encoding sigma-54-dependent transcriptional regulator, protein MDLAPADQNSIKPAVSVLIVDDEPGMCNFLHKALSKRFALVETATSVEEAEQLRKRCHFDLLIVDITLPGRSGMEWHEALEPSERRSDIIFMTAYADLETAIKALRIGASDFILKPFRLEQMMNAVERCLQRREMARKNFVLQREVTEQFPLTEMIGASAAIQHVFEVVERVAPTPSAVLIEGESGTGKELVARLLHQYSQRGGPFVPVNCGAISPELLEAELFGHTKGAFTGANKAREGLFNFAAGGTLFLDEVGEMPVLMQAKLLRALEQKAVRPVGSEQEQAVDVRIVAATNRQLKQEVDDNRFREDLYYRLNVLSITLPPLRDRKEDIPDLVHHFSYRLSRDLGLPEIPFTHDDLVAMQNYPWQGNIRELKNLIERCILLGKLPAEYFKHSETQPTPGQSHYDGWSLEALEKQHILRTLEQHQGNKSSAARTLGVSRKTLDRKLNAWQSDLSHVQA, encoded by the coding sequence ATGGATTTAGCGCCTGCTGACCAAAACAGTATTAAACCCGCCGTATCGGTACTCATTGTCGATGATGAACCGGGCATGTGTAATTTCCTCCATAAAGCCCTATCTAAACGCTTTGCGCTTGTTGAGACGGCCACCAGCGTAGAAGAAGCGGAACAATTACGTAAACGCTGCCATTTCGATTTGCTCATTGTGGATATCACCTTACCGGGCCGATCAGGTATGGAGTGGCATGAGGCACTAGAGCCCAGTGAGCGACGTAGCGATATTATTTTTATGACGGCCTACGCCGACCTAGAGACCGCCATTAAAGCATTACGAATAGGGGCCAGTGATTTTATTTTGAAGCCATTTAGGCTTGAGCAAATGATGAACGCCGTTGAACGCTGCTTACAACGACGAGAAATGGCTCGCAAAAACTTTGTGCTACAACGGGAAGTTACCGAGCAGTTTCCATTAACTGAAATGATCGGAGCTAGCGCAGCCATTCAGCATGTATTTGAAGTCGTTGAACGAGTTGCCCCTACCCCTTCAGCGGTGCTCATTGAAGGCGAATCCGGTACGGGTAAAGAACTCGTCGCACGGCTGCTTCATCAATACAGCCAACGTGGTGGCCCTTTCGTACCCGTTAATTGCGGCGCAATATCCCCAGAGTTATTAGAGGCCGAACTATTTGGCCACACCAAAGGAGCATTTACTGGTGCCAATAAAGCGCGGGAAGGACTATTCAATTTTGCAGCAGGCGGCACACTTTTTTTAGATGAAGTAGGCGAAATGCCCGTGCTGATGCAAGCCAAGTTATTACGCGCATTAGAGCAAAAAGCCGTACGCCCTGTAGGCAGCGAGCAAGAGCAAGCAGTGGATGTACGTATTGTTGCTGCAACTAACCGGCAACTTAAACAGGAGGTTGATGACAACCGCTTTCGTGAAGACCTTTATTATCGACTAAACGTCCTCAGCATCACCCTCCCTCCTCTACGCGATCGAAAAGAAGACATACCAGACCTTGTTCATCACTTTTCTTATCGGCTCTCACGTGATTTAGGGTTACCTGAAATTCCTTTTACCCATGACGACCTCGTTGCTATGCAAAACTACCCGTGGCAAGGCAATATTCGAGAGCTTAAAAACCTAATAGAGCGCTGTATATTGCTGGGTAAATTACCCGCTGAGTATTTCAAACACAGTGAAACACAACCGACTCCTGGGCAAAGCCACTATGATGGTTGGTCACTTGAAGCGCTAGAGAAACAACATATCCTTCGCACTTTAGAACAACACCAAGGTAATAAATCTTCAGCGGCGCGCACACTTGGGGTCTCTCGTAAAACACTGGATAGAAAACTAAACGCATGGCAATCGGACCTCAGCCATGTCCAAGCATAG